In one window of Meiothermus sp. DNA:
- the pstC gene encoding phosphate ABC transporter permease subunit PstC, producing MNTSTSTTWASKKPGRSPGERLVEAILFATSLVSVLTTAAVIVVLFSETFQFFLRIPLTEFLFAPEWTPLFAEPRYGIGALLAGTFLFTAIGLVIAIPLGLLTAAYLAEYAPHEQSIRVKGIMELLEGVPTVVFGYFALLFLTPILQNLIPGLNLFNPISAGLVLGFAILPYISNVASDAMMAVPRSLREAAYALGATKFEVVTKVVFPAAVSGIVAAIILATSRAVGETMIAAIAAGQRPILTLDPRETIATMTSYIVQAATGDQPAGSLASRALFSVGATLFLLTLGFNILAQRIVERYRERYE from the coding sequence ATGAACACATCCACTTCAACTACATGGGCTTCCAAAAAGCCGGGCCGAAGCCCTGGGGAACGGCTGGTCGAGGCTATACTCTTTGCAACTTCGCTGGTTTCAGTGCTCACCACCGCCGCAGTGATAGTGGTGCTTTTTAGCGAGACGTTTCAATTTTTTCTTCGCATACCCCTAACCGAGTTTTTGTTTGCCCCGGAGTGGACCCCGCTTTTTGCCGAGCCCCGATATGGCATTGGTGCATTGCTGGCCGGCACTTTTTTATTCACAGCCATCGGTCTAGTGATTGCCATTCCGCTGGGTCTGCTCACGGCTGCCTATCTTGCCGAATACGCCCCCCATGAGCAAAGCATCAGGGTCAAAGGGATCATGGAACTGCTCGAGGGCGTACCCACAGTGGTTTTTGGCTACTTTGCCCTGCTGTTCTTAACGCCCATACTGCAAAACCTTATTCCCGGCCTAAACCTCTTCAATCCTATTTCGGCCGGGTTGGTTTTGGGTTTTGCAATTTTGCCCTATATCTCCAACGTAGCTTCCGACGCCATGATGGCTGTACCGCGCAGCCTGCGGGAAGCCGCTTATGCGCTGGGCGCAACCAAGTTTGAAGTGGTCACCAAGGTGGTTTTTCCTGCCGCTGTTTCGGGCATTGTGGCAGCCATCATCCTGGCTACCAGTCGGGCCGTCGGTGAAACCATGATTGCGGCCATTGCGGCTGGGCAGCGCCCCATCCTTACCCTGGATCCACGCGAGACCATTGCCACCATGACCTCTTACATCGTGCAGGCCGCCACCGGCGACCAGCCGGCAGGTTCTCTGGCCTCGCGCGCCCTTTTCTCCGTAGGGGCCACCCTTTTCCTGCTCACACTGGGCTTCAACATACTCGCCCAACGCATTGTAGAGCGCTACCGCGAGAGGTACGAATAA
- the pstA gene encoding phosphate ABC transporter permease PstA: MQRGLIQDSSQNPQKQQRDRINRVFARAVVVPTVIALALIAVLLLDTLYDTVSVQVVEVTETSGKSFALGQALTADQVIRLELAAQGKSEEEIAAFMSDPDEMRIFRLRNRVELMWATQDGPMRWVVSSLDDIRIKNLSLIEGLRQWNELKQGLKENQQLRLNPWLDYSFLTRDPSRNPISAGLRVALFGTIWLLTMTLLISIPIGVGTAIYLEEYAPKNRLTRFIEVNLRNLAGVPSIVFGLLGLAVFVRGMQLGPTLMAAALTMALLIMPTISIAAREALRSVPDSMRLAAYALGATKWQMISKVVLPATIPGMATGVILAAARAIGEAAPLLMVGAAAYVAFIPRGPFSEYTVLPVQIYLWISANLSEFANTAAAGIVVLLLTLGGLYALAFWVRRKYRVEW, encoded by the coding sequence ATGCAACGAGGCCTTATTCAAGATTCGTCGCAAAATCCGCAGAAACAGCAGCGCGACCGCATCAATCGCGTCTTCGCTCGAGCCGTAGTCGTACCCACCGTAATTGCTCTCGCTCTGATCGCGGTCTTGCTTCTCGATACGCTCTACGACACCGTCTCGGTTCAGGTCGTAGAGGTTACCGAAACAAGTGGTAAGAGCTTCGCACTTGGGCAAGCCCTGACCGCTGATCAGGTAATCCGGCTCGAGCTCGCTGCTCAAGGTAAATCCGAGGAAGAAATTGCTGCCTTCATGAGCGACCCTGATGAAATGCGGATTTTCCGCTTGCGCAACCGCGTTGAGTTGATGTGGGCAACCCAGGATGGCCCCATGCGTTGGGTAGTGAGCAGCCTGGACGACATACGCATAAAAAACCTAAGCTTAATAGAGGGCTTACGCCAGTGGAACGAGCTCAAGCAGGGTTTGAAAGAAAACCAACAACTTCGGCTCAACCCCTGGCTCGACTACTCTTTTCTTACCCGTGACCCTTCTCGCAACCCTATCTCTGCTGGACTTCGCGTGGCGCTGTTCGGCACCATTTGGTTGCTCACCATGACCCTTTTGATAAGCATCCCCATTGGGGTAGGCACCGCCATTTACCTCGAGGAGTACGCACCCAAAAACCGCCTTACACGGTTTATCGAGGTCAACCTGCGCAACCTGGCCGGTGTTCCGAGTATTGTGTTCGGGCTGTTGGGATTGGCGGTATTTGTTCGAGGCATGCAGCTTGGCCCAACCCTGATGGCGGCAGCCTTGACCATGGCTTTGCTTATCATGCCCACCATTTCCATCGCAGCTCGGGAGGCCTTGAGGTCTGTTCCAGACTCTATGCGCTTGGCGGCATATGCGCTGGGCGCCACCAAGTGGCAGATGATTTCAAAGGTCGTGCTTCCAGCGACCATTCCAGGTATGGCCACCGGGGTTATTCTGGCGGCCGCTCGAGCGATTGGAGAAGCTGCGCCTTTGCTAATGGTTGGTGCAGCCGCCTATGTGGCTTTCATACCTAGAGGGCCGTTTTCAGAGTATACGGTTCTCCCGGTGCAAATTTACCTCTGGATCTCTGCCAACCTGAGTGAGTTTGCCAATACTGCAGCTGCCGGGATTGTGGTGTTGTTGCTTACGCTGGGCGGGCTATATGCCCTGGCCTTCTGGGTTCGACGCAAGTATAGAGTGGAGTGGTAG
- the pstB gene encoding phosphate ABC transporter ATP-binding protein PstB, whose amino-acid sequence MVQEVAIGHETVRWEPVPAEDAVVQVQNLNLFYGKHQALYNVSVNFPRNKITAIIGPSGCGKSTLLRSLNRMNDLVPGVRLEGKVIYEGVDIYNTQVDPVEVRRHIGMVFQKPNPFPKTIFENVVFGLRLQGQKTGLDEVAQRALERAALWDEVKDKLGEIALRLSGGQQQRLCIARAIATEPPLLLLDEPTSALDPIATERIESLLIELKQHYSLVIVTHNMQQAARIADRTVFMHLGVLIEEGPTNQMFTNPRDKRTEAYITGRFG is encoded by the coding sequence ATGGTTCAGGAAGTTGCGATTGGTCACGAAACGGTACGGTGGGAGCCAGTGCCCGCCGAAGATGCGGTAGTTCAGGTGCAAAACCTCAACCTTTTTTACGGTAAGCACCAGGCCCTATACAATGTTTCTGTCAATTTTCCCCGCAACAAAATCACGGCAATCATCGGACCTTCCGGGTGCGGAAAGTCCACTTTATTGCGTTCTTTGAACCGCATGAACGACCTGGTGCCAGGTGTGCGCTTAGAGGGCAAAGTAATCTATGAAGGGGTCGATATCTACAACACTCAGGTCGACCCTGTGGAAGTGCGACGGCACATTGGAATGGTCTTTCAAAAACCCAACCCGTTCCCAAAGACTATTTTCGAAAATGTGGTATTCGGACTTCGTCTACAAGGTCAGAAAACAGGCCTGGACGAGGTTGCGCAAAGGGCTCTAGAGCGAGCCGCTCTTTGGGATGAGGTCAAAGACAAGCTTGGTGAGATCGCTCTGCGCCTATCCGGTGGACAACAACAACGTCTGTGCATTGCACGGGCCATTGCTACCGAGCCGCCTCTGCTTCTTTTGGATGAACCTACCAGCGCCCTTGATCCCATCGCAACTGAGCGGATTGAGTCACTTTTGATTGAACTCAAGCAACATTACTCTCTGGTAATTGTTACACACAACATGCAGCAGGCCGCACGCATTGCAGATCGTACTGTTTTTATGCATCTAGGCGTGCTTATTGAAGAAGGCCCTACCAATCAAATGTTCACCAATCCCAGAGATAAGCGCACCGAAGCCTACATCACCGGCCGTTTCGGGTAA
- the pth gene encoding aminoacyl-tRNA hydrolase — protein MFLIVGQGNPGLQYARTKHNVGFWVLDRLASNFRHKGKAFIAEIEFLKASGEQVSGLLVKPTTFYNATGEAVAPLARFYKVPPERILVIHDELDLPPGRLRFKVGGSNAGNYGLESISTHLGTRDFHRLRIGIGKPPTPEEGASWVLTGFPPDLALLMDKVIQTAAEAAQTWATEGIDACQKKFNGLNLAEPPKRAESEQAN, from the coding sequence ATGTTCCTGATTGTTGGACAGGGAAACCCGGGTTTGCAGTACGCTCGAACCAAGCACAATGTGGGGTTTTGGGTGCTCGACCGACTTGCTTCGAATTTTCGGCACAAGGGCAAAGCCTTTATTGCTGAGATCGAGTTTCTGAAGGCTTCCGGGGAGCAGGTTTCAGGTCTACTGGTCAAGCCCACCACTTTCTATAACGCTACTGGGGAAGCTGTGGCACCTCTGGCCCGGTTTTACAAAGTTCCACCCGAGCGCATTCTGGTGATCCACGACGAGCTGGATTTGCCACCCGGAAGACTGCGCTTCAAAGTAGGTGGGAGCAACGCAGGGAACTACGGCCTGGAGTCCATTTCAACCCATTTGGGAACTAGGGATTTTCATCGACTGCGTATCGGAATTGGTAAGCCCCCTACGCCCGAGGAGGGTGCGAGCTGGGTGCTAACAGGTTTTCCTCCCGATTTGGCCTTGCTGATGGACAAGGTCATCCAGACCGCCGCCGAAGCAGCCCAGACCTGGGCTACCGAGGGCATAGATGCCTGCCAGAAGAAATTCAATGGTCTCAACCTGGCCGAACCGCCCAAACGAGCAGAGTCTGAACAAGCCAATTGA
- a CDS encoding 50S ribosomal protein L25, producing the protein MEYRIKAQSRGNENPAALRDAGKLPGVVYNRQENYKVAVDLKEFNKVFMAAGIHHVITLELENGKTVDTLVRQVNLDKRRRRPDHVDFYALSDEPVQMWIPVKIIGTAQGVREGGVLQLVNNDIQLKVSPKAIPPYIEVDVSNLRIGDSIHADELTLPQGVKLAMNPRDTVVAIVPPEDAEKLAAQAAAAPTEVEVIKKGKTEEEK; encoded by the coding sequence ATGGAATACCGCATCAAAGCTCAAAGCCGTGGGAATGAAAATCCTGCGGCACTGCGCGACGCCGGCAAACTGCCCGGTGTGGTCTACAATCGGCAAGAAAACTACAAAGTGGCGGTGGATCTCAAGGAGTTTAACAAGGTCTTCATGGCCGCAGGCATCCACCACGTGATTACCCTCGAGCTCGAGAACGGTAAAACTGTAGATACCCTGGTGCGCCAGGTTAACCTGGATAAGCGCCGTCGCCGCCCCGACCACGTAGACTTCTACGCCCTCTCGGATGAACCTGTACAGATGTGGATTCCGGTCAAGATTATCGGTACCGCACAGGGTGTGCGTGAAGGGGGTGTGCTCCAGCTTGTCAACAACGACATCCAGCTCAAGGTCTCGCCCAAGGCCATTCCGCCTTATATTGAGGTTGACGTCAGCAACTTGCGCATTGGCGACAGCATCCATGCCGACGAGCTAACCCTACCCCAAGGCGTCAAGCTGGCCATGAACCCCCGCGATACCGTTGTGGCGATTGTACCGCCCGAAGATGCAGAAAAGCTGGCCGCCCAGGCCGCAGCCGCACCCACCGAAGTCGAAGTCATTAAGAAGGGTAAGACCGAAGAGGAGAAGTAA
- a CDS encoding single-stranded DNA-binding protein: MSTNLVLISGVLSKHELRYTPKGTPVLEVSLIGKRAVGENHLFSRADLTFYGKLAERWADQLADGQAYQAMGRLVYESWEADGVKGSRLRIVGEELFKLENADVREEEKGPVLYGAMNRVILSGGLTADPEIRQTSLKTPVARASLGFSSWEASAGQARSHYIELEAWRDLAVQFADLKKGSQVLLEGSLKTEVWENKENKTKRYKRLLEVERVTPLARIRSAERNPEEPPMVKGNKVKTKTKAA; the protein is encoded by the coding sequence ATGTCCACCAACCTAGTCCTCATCAGTGGCGTCCTCAGCAAGCACGAGCTTCGCTATACCCCCAAAGGCACCCCGGTGCTCGAGGTCTCCCTCATCGGCAAGCGGGCCGTCGGCGAGAACCACCTCTTCTCCCGCGCCGACCTCACCTTCTATGGCAAGCTGGCCGAGCGTTGGGCCGATCAACTGGCAGACGGACAGGCCTACCAGGCCATGGGCCGCCTGGTTTACGAGTCCTGGGAGGCAGACGGCGTAAAGGGCTCACGCTTGCGCATTGTGGGCGAGGAACTCTTCAAGCTGGAAAACGCCGACGTGCGCGAGGAAGAAAAAGGCCCGGTGCTATACGGGGCCATGAACCGGGTGATTTTGTCGGGCGGCCTGACTGCCGACCCCGAAATTCGCCAGACCTCACTCAAAACCCCGGTGGCCAGGGCCAGCCTGGGCTTCTCGAGTTGGGAGGCTTCGGCAGGACAGGCCCGCAGCCACTATATCGAGCTGGAAGCCTGGCGCGACCTGGCGGTGCAGTTTGCCGATCTCAAGAAGGGTTCGCAGGTACTCCTGGAAGGCTCGCTCAAAACCGAGGTCTGGGAAAACAAAGAAAACAAGACCAAGCGCTACAAGCGTCTTCTGGAAGTAGAGCGCGTGACCCCCCTGGCCCGCATCCGCAGCGCCGAGCGCAACCCAGAAGAGCCCCCAATGGTCAAAGGCAACAAGGTAAAAACCAAGACCAAAGCCGCCTAG
- the aceB gene encoding malate synthase A yields the protein MSEMPQGVQIIGPKLPASDTVLTPEALAFIAGLQREFNAVRKGLLQRRAEVARRIEAGEKPGFLPHTRFMREGDWKVAPAPPDLNDRRVEITGPTERKMMINALNSGAKVFMADCEDSLSPTWENVVQGQQNLMDAVRRTISLSTPEKEYKLGEKIATLLVRPRGWHLVERHVLVDGEPMSGSLFDFGLYFFHNAHELLRRGSGPYFYLPKLESHLEARLWNEVFKFAQSYLGIPQGTIRATVLIETILAAFEMEEILYELREHAAGLNAGRWDYIFSCIKKFATHEVLFPDRAQVTMTVPFMRAYTELLVRTCHKRGAHAIGGMSAFIPSRKDPEVNAKAIEQVTRDKERESGDGFDGTWVAHPDLVPVALAVFDKVLGDRPNQKDRLREDVDGKIKSEHLIDFNVPGGKITEAGIRNNISVELQYMAAWLGGSGAVAIFNLMEDAATAEISRSQLWQWLRKGAKLEDGRTFTPELYAQLKQEEMAKLAGMKNLEQAAQLLDELVLQPEFKEFLTLPAYERLD from the coding sequence ATGAGCGAGATGCCCCAAGGTGTACAGATTATCGGCCCCAAACTTCCCGCCTCCGATACCGTGCTGACCCCAGAGGCCCTGGCCTTTATAGCCGGACTCCAGCGTGAATTTAACGCTGTTCGTAAAGGTTTGCTGCAGCGTCGCGCCGAAGTTGCCAGGCGCATCGAGGCAGGCGAGAAACCGGGTTTCTTACCTCATACCCGTTTCATGCGCGAAGGCGATTGGAAAGTGGCGCCTGCTCCGCCCGACCTCAACGACCGCCGGGTTGAAATTACCGGCCCCACCGAGCGCAAGATGATGATCAACGCCCTCAACTCGGGGGCCAAGGTCTTCATGGCCGACTGCGAGGACTCCCTTTCGCCGACCTGGGAGAACGTGGTGCAGGGCCAGCAGAACCTGATGGATGCGGTGCGCCGCACCATCAGCCTCAGCACGCCGGAAAAGGAATACAAGCTGGGCGAGAAAATCGCTACTTTGCTGGTGCGCCCCAGGGGCTGGCACCTGGTGGAGCGACACGTGCTGGTGGATGGCGAACCCATGTCAGGAAGCCTGTTCGACTTCGGACTGTACTTTTTCCACAATGCCCACGAGCTACTGCGGCGGGGTAGCGGGCCCTACTTCTATCTGCCCAAGCTCGAGAGCCACCTCGAGGCCCGCCTCTGGAACGAGGTCTTCAAGTTTGCCCAGAGCTACCTGGGCATTCCCCAGGGCACCATCCGGGCTACGGTACTGATCGAGACCATCCTGGCCGCCTTCGAGATGGAGGAAATCCTCTACGAACTGCGCGAGCATGCTGCCGGTCTTAATGCCGGGCGCTGGGACTACATCTTTAGCTGCATCAAAAAGTTTGCCACCCACGAGGTACTCTTCCCCGACCGGGCCCAGGTCACCATGACGGTGCCTTTCATGCGGGCCTACACCGAGCTGCTGGTACGCACCTGCCATAAGCGCGGTGCCCACGCCATTGGGGGTATGTCGGCCTTTATCCCCAGCCGCAAAGATCCCGAGGTCAACGCCAAGGCCATCGAGCAGGTCACCAGGGACAAAGAACGCGAATCGGGCGACGGCTTCGACGGCACCTGGGTGGCCCACCCCGATCTGGTGCCGGTGGCTCTGGCAGTCTTCGACAAGGTGCTGGGTGACAGGCCCAACCAGAAAGACCGCCTGCGCGAGGACGTGGATGGCAAGATCAAGTCCGAGCACCTGATTGACTTCAATGTGCCGGGCGGCAAGATCACCGAGGCTGGGATTCGCAACAACATCAGCGTGGAGCTTCAGTACATGGCGGCCTGGCTGGGCGGGAGCGGGGCAGTGGCTATTTTCAACCTGATGGAAGACGCCGCTACCGCCGAAATTTCTCGTTCGCAACTGTGGCAGTGGCTGCGCAAGGGGGCAAAACTAGAGGACGGGCGTACCTTCACCCCAGAGTTGTATGCACAGCTCAAACAGGAAGAGATGGCCAAGCTGGCGGGCATGAAGAACCTCGAGCAAGCCGCACAGCTCCTGGACGAACTGGTGTTACAACCCGAGTTCAAGGAGTTCCTGACCCTGCCCGCTTACGAGCGACTGGACTGA
- a CDS encoding IclR family transcriptional regulator: METKRRPGRSRSTEVSEVRTLERGLHLLEVLSEAETLSLSELSRKTDLSPSTAYRLLETLRRRGFVDWDEAKGLWKVGLRAYQVGSAFLTRGGLIEAASPEMEKLVDELNETVNLAVLDGHEVIYIAQVEGRQLIRMFTRIGARAPIYCTGVGKALLLEHSETEVRRIVGAGPFKPYTAKTITTLEHFLQTLQEARQRRYVLDDEEREDGVRCIAAPIHDNRGKVVASMSLSAPATRIPDERLSELGARVRQAADAVSARLGWSA; this comes from the coding sequence ATGGAAACCAAGCGACGCCCAGGGCGCAGCCGCTCCACCGAAGTAAGCGAGGTACGTACCCTCGAGCGCGGTCTGCACCTGCTGGAAGTGTTGTCCGAGGCCGAGACCCTCTCCCTCTCGGAACTCTCCCGTAAAACCGACCTCTCCCCCAGCACCGCTTACCGGCTCCTGGAAACCCTGCGCCGCCGGGGCTTTGTCGACTGGGACGAGGCCAAAGGCCTGTGGAAGGTGGGCCTGCGGGCCTATCAGGTGGGCTCGGCCTTTCTCACCCGGGGCGGGCTGATCGAGGCGGCTTCCCCGGAGATGGAAAAACTGGTAGACGAACTCAACGAGACCGTCAACTTAGCAGTACTGGACGGCCACGAGGTCATCTACATCGCTCAGGTAGAAGGACGGCAGCTCATCCGCATGTTTACCCGCATCGGGGCCCGGGCTCCCATCTACTGCACCGGGGTGGGCAAGGCGCTGTTACTGGAGCACAGCGAGACCGAGGTACGGCGCATTGTGGGCGCAGGACCATTCAAGCCCTACACCGCCAAAACCATAACTACCCTCGAGCATTTCTTGCAAACCCTGCAAGAAGCCCGCCAACGCCGCTACGTGCTTGACGACGAAGAACGCGAGGACGGGGTGCGCTGCATCGCTGCCCCCATCCACGACAACCGGGGTAAGGTGGTGGCCTCGATGTCGCTCTCGGCCCCCGCAACCCGCATCCCCGACGAGCGGCTCAGCGAGCTGGGCGCTCGAGTACGCCAGGCAGCCGACGCGGTCTCGGCACGGCTGGGCTGGTCGGCGTAG
- a CDS encoding cyanophycinase, producing MGTVILVGGALKADNQSVFGKILEHCGPRIGIFTTASSNPAQSWEVNAALFRAQGFDPQHIGITVENAGILAYDPAVRSQVQSCSGFFFAGGDQRQITRALLGTPVLALLRRQFAEGAGVVGSSAGTAAMADPMIAGGQSLDTCLGDGETLSLQPGLGLVKSLQVDQHFLAWGRFGRLMSAMEQAGVGLGVGVDENTALVMPKQGPWEVAGESHVAFLERTRAGWQVSLLAQGDRYDLALGQFQIHPSRSLIQMPDPELKNLLSTDIFAPYALSRMLARLVQSADQAATGLSFRASPEDGFSALGVRVRFYKTPQTMGYDGPSAPGERFSVVRVGLSLEAIRVQVEPVT from the coding sequence ATGGGAACTGTCATTCTGGTAGGAGGGGCGCTCAAGGCCGACAACCAGTCGGTGTTTGGGAAGATCCTCGAGCACTGCGGTCCCCGCATCGGCATCTTTACTACCGCCAGCAGCAACCCGGCCCAAAGCTGGGAAGTGAATGCGGCCCTGTTCAGGGCACAGGGCTTTGATCCCCAACACATTGGCATCACGGTTGAAAACGCCGGTATCCTCGCCTACGACCCTGCCGTGCGCTCGCAAGTGCAAAGCTGCTCGGGGTTTTTCTTTGCGGGGGGGGATCAACGCCAGATTACCCGGGCTTTGCTGGGAACCCCAGTCCTGGCGCTATTGAGGCGTCAGTTTGCAGAAGGAGCCGGGGTGGTTGGCAGCAGCGCCGGCACAGCGGCAATGGCCGACCCGATGATTGCCGGGGGCCAGAGCCTGGACACCTGCTTGGGTGACGGAGAGACGCTTTCCTTGCAGCCTGGGTTGGGGTTGGTCAAAAGCCTGCAGGTAGACCAGCATTTTCTGGCCTGGGGGCGCTTTGGGCGGCTGATGTCGGCGATGGAGCAAGCCGGGGTAGGGCTCGGCGTGGGTGTGGACGAAAACACCGCGCTGGTGATGCCGAAGCAGGGCCCCTGGGAGGTAGCGGGCGAAAGTCACGTGGCTTTCCTCGAGCGCACCCGGGCTGGCTGGCAGGTGAGTTTGCTGGCCCAGGGAGACCGCTACGACTTGGCCCTGGGGCAATTCCAGATACACCCCAGCCGCAGCCTCATCCAGATGCCTGACCCGGAACTGAAAAACCTTTTGAGCACCGATATCTTTGCGCCGTATGCCTTATCCCGGATGCTGGCCCGCCTGGTGCAGAGCGCCGATCAGGCGGCCACCGGGTTATCGTTTAGAGCCAGCCCGGAGGATGGCTTCAGCGCCCTGGGTGTTCGGGTGCGTTTCTACAAAACCCCTCAAACGATGGGCTACGACGGCCCTTCGGCGCCTGGAGAGCGCTTTAGCGTGGTGCGGGTGGGGTTGAGCCTCGAGGCGATTCGGGTACAGGTAGAGCCGGTGACCTGA
- the speD gene encoding adenosylmethionine decarboxylase — MELFGFGPHLMIDGYHANAEKLADFELIRQVLDRLPEEMEMTKVLPPVVQRYPAMPGQAEGITGVVIIAESHIAIHTFPSQRFISVDIFSCKEFDLGKALKQVVEHFEIGRYETYLINRGKEYPKDIELARKIVAGEREYVEARIG; from the coding sequence TTGGAACTGTTCGGTTTTGGCCCGCACCTGATGATAGACGGCTACCACGCAAATGCAGAAAAACTGGCCGACTTCGAGCTGATTCGTCAGGTACTCGATCGGCTACCCGAAGAGATGGAGATGACCAAGGTGCTGCCGCCGGTAGTGCAGCGCTATCCAGCCATGCCAGGCCAGGCGGAAGGGATTACGGGGGTGGTGATTATCGCCGAAAGCCACATCGCCATTCATACCTTCCCCAGCCAGCGTTTTATCAGCGTGGATATTTTTTCCTGCAAGGAGTTTGACCTGGGCAAGGCCCTTAAGCAAGTGGTTGAACACTTCGAAATTGGGCGCTACGAGACCTATCTGATTAACCGGGGCAAAGAGTACCCCAAAGACATCGAACTCGCTCGGAAAATTGTGGCAGGCGAACGGGAATACGTGGAGGCCCGTATCGGCTAA
- a CDS encoding succinate dehydrogenase produces the protein MSTKPVTGTKKRLTDRQDNWWIEPLFTVLSLGLFGLYAMWVAWNRQHYEFGPYVSPFYSIPIPGVHARDLDWLAISPAFLVLWIPLGFRATCYYYRKAYYRAFFWDPPACAVPELRKSYSGERAFPFVLNNLHRYFWYLSIPVMIFLWYEAIKAFFFSDGFGIGVGSLIMLANVILLSYYTFSCHAWRHIAGGCLNCMSKHKTRYNLWQRITRINESHGFWAVISMFSVWFTDVYIRLCSMGTITDFRFF, from the coding sequence ATGAGCACCAAACCTGTGACAGGTACTAAAAAACGGTTAACAGATCGGCAAGACAACTGGTGGATCGAGCCCCTCTTTACGGTGTTGAGCCTGGGCTTGTTTGGGTTGTATGCCATGTGGGTGGCCTGGAATCGCCAGCACTACGAGTTCGGGCCTTATGTATCGCCCTTCTACTCGATTCCCATTCCGGGAGTACATGCCCGCGACCTGGATTGGCTGGCGATTTCACCCGCTTTCCTGGTGCTGTGGATTCCGCTGGGTTTCCGCGCCACCTGCTACTACTACCGCAAAGCCTACTATCGGGCTTTCTTCTGGGATCCACCGGCTTGTGCGGTTCCTGAACTGCGCAAATCGTACAGCGGCGAACGGGCCTTCCCTTTTGTGCTCAACAACCTGCACCGCTACTTCTGGTATCTCTCCATCCCGGTCATGATCTTCCTCTGGTACGAAGCCATCAAAGCCTTCTTCTTCAGCGATGGTTTTGGCATTGGGGTGGGCAGCCTGATCATGCTGGCCAACGTAATTCTGCTCTCTTACTACACCTTCTCCTGCCATGCCTGGCGGCATATCGCCGGAGGCTGCCTTAACTGCATGTCCAAGCACAAAACCCGCTATAACCTGTGGCAGCGTATCACCCGCATCAACGAGAGCCACGGGTTCTGGGCTGTAATCAGCATGTTTTCGGTATGGTTTACCGACGTCTACATTCGCCTGTGCTCCATGGGCACCATCACCGATTTCCGCTTTTTCTAA